One window of Lacerta agilis isolate rLacAgi1 chromosome 14, rLacAgi1.pri, whole genome shotgun sequence genomic DNA carries:
- the CCDC127 gene encoding coiled-coil domain-containing protein 127, giving the protein MNNLNDPPNWNIQPNARDDEGHGSKWNYALLVPMLGLAAFRWIWSRESQKEIERERKDIYRKLSLVQRELESKYRDIITENRRTVAHLELELEKERNRTVSYREALVSQSRKLVEERRTLEQERSKLEQEKQILQHSGAAGALYQNCLEKEEQWQKRAAALLKDFEDALTERQDIYCSLVLPRHRRLEMEKNLLIRAATDPVAVDLDLETGLKDIFRHDTYCSNMLNTNKRQNGRLMWLYLRYWELSAELKKFKRVEKVMLGK; this is encoded by the exons ATGAATAATTTAAATGACCCCCCTAACTGGAACATCCAGCCTAATGCAAGGGATGATGAAGGCCATGGAAGCAAATGGAATTATGCTTTGTTGGTTCCCATGTTGGGGCTGGCTGCCTTCC GTTGGATCTGGTCCAGGGAGTCTcagaaagagatagaaagagagagaaaagatatcTATAGAAAACTCTCATTAGTGCAGAGAGAACTTGAATCTAAATATCGTGACATAATCACAGAAAACCGCCGCACAGTTGCCCATCTGGAACTGGAACTGGAAAAGGAACGGAACAGGACAGTAAGTTACCGTGAAGCCCTCGTCTCTCAGAGCCGTAAACTGGTAGAAGAAAGAAGAACTCTGGAACAAGAACGTTCAAAATTAGAACAGGAGAAGCAGATTCTGCAGCACTCTGGAGCTGCTGGTGCTTTGTATCAGAATTGCCTGGAGAAGGAAGAGCAGTGGCAAAAGAGAGCGGCTGCTTTACTAAAAGATTTTGAAGACGCTCTTACGGAAAGGCAGGACATCTACTGTAGCCTTGTGCTACCAAGGCACCGGCGACTGGAAATGGAGAAGAATTTGCTTATTAGAGCAGCAACCGATCCAGTTGCTGTGGACCTGGACCTGGAAACTGGCTTAAAAGATATTTTCAGGCATGATACCTATTGCAGTAATATGCTTAACACCAATAAACGTCAGAATGGAAGGCTAATGTGGCTCTATCTTCGATACTGGGAATTATCTGCTGAGCTCAAAAAGTTCAAGAGGGTAGAGAAGGTCATGTTGGGAAAGTAG